A genomic window from Coriobacteriia bacterium includes:
- the nifV gene encoding homocitrate synthase, translating to MPVESHLGERQIKLDDTTLRDGEQTAGVVFTNAEKVQIARYLDEIGVHQIEAGIPVMGGDEREVVEEIAHLGLKASVLGWNRASISDIQSSIDCGVDAVAISLATSDIHIQTKLMKDRAWVLNSIREATAFAKSHGVYVSVNAEDASRTELPFLLEYAAAAKAEGADRLRFCDTIGIMEPLTTYQVVKELVEHTGLEVEMHTHNDFGMATANAIAGIHAGATWVNVTLGGLGERAGNAALEQVVMALKYIEGLNIGIETERFREIVDYTMLAAGRTIPAWKPVVGSNMFAHESGIHADGVIKNPKTYEIFTPEEVGLERQIVVGKHSGSRTVEMKFGEYGIEISREDAAAILPTIRRQTVELHRPLFDKELVEIYSKYQADKATRVVAD from the coding sequence ATGCCGGTCGAGAGCCATCTCGGCGAGCGCCAGATCAAACTCGATGACACGACTCTGAGAGACGGCGAGCAGACCGCAGGCGTCGTGTTCACGAACGCCGAGAAGGTTCAGATAGCCCGCTACCTCGATGAGATCGGCGTCCACCAGATCGAAGCCGGCATCCCGGTCATGGGTGGGGACGAGCGCGAGGTCGTCGAGGAGATCGCGCACCTCGGCCTCAAGGCATCCGTTCTCGGCTGGAACAGGGCGAGCATCTCTGACATCCAGTCATCGATCGACTGCGGCGTGGATGCGGTCGCCATCTCGTTGGCGACGAGCGACATCCACATCCAGACGAAGCTCATGAAGGATCGCGCCTGGGTCCTGAACTCGATTCGCGAGGCCACCGCGTTCGCGAAGAGCCACGGCGTCTACGTCTCGGTGAACGCCGAGGACGCGAGCCGCACGGAACTGCCGTTCTTGCTCGAGTACGCGGCCGCTGCCAAGGCCGAAGGTGCCGATCGACTTCGCTTCTGCGACACCATCGGAATCATGGAGCCGCTGACCACGTATCAGGTCGTCAAGGAGCTCGTGGAGCACACGGGGCTCGAGGTCGAGATGCACACGCACAACGACTTCGGGATGGCGACGGCGAACGCGATCGCGGGCATTCACGCCGGAGCGACCTGGGTCAATGTCACGCTCGGCGGCCTCGGGGAGCGTGCGGGCAACGCCGCACTCGAGCAGGTAGTGATGGCTCTCAAGTACATCGAGGGGCTCAACATCGGCATCGAGACGGAGCGCTTCCGCGAGATCGTCGACTACACGATGCTTGCCGCAGGGCGTACCATTCCGGCGTGGAAGCCGGTCGTGGGTAGTAATATGTTCGCGCACGAAAGCGGCATCCACGCCGACGGCGTCATCAAGAACCCCAAGACCTACGAGATCTTCACTCCCGAGGAGGTCGGTCTCGAGCGTCAGATCGTCGTGGGCAAGCACTCGGGCTCACGAACGGTCGAGATGAAGTTCGGTGAGTACGGCATTGAGATCTCTCGGGAGGACGCCGCAGCGATACTGCCGACGATTCGTCGCCAGACGGTGGAGCTGCACCGCCCGCTGTTCGACAAGGAGCTCGTTGAAATCTATTCGAAGTACCAGGCCGACAAGGCCACACGCGTAGTCGCCGACTAG
- a CDS encoding 3-isopropylmalate dehydratase large subunit: MIPLPGKTIAEKIFSAHSGTDAHAGDIVIADVDFVMGQDGTSPLAIRALERMGVTEVFDPKKVAVVMDHSSPSPIEGVSALHTMMREFGKQTGATVYDVGEGVCHQLIPEKGHVVAGDLMVGCDSHTCTYGAINVFSTGVGSTDGAAAMASGKLWFKVPDTLRVDYNGELKPGVFSKDLILYLAGQIGADGATYEAIEFHGPVIDALSVEARMTISNMAIEVGAKAGLMDADDKTLAWFEGRGEKTPTAQNADADAVYARTLEFDTSAIGPQIAKPHAVDNVSPIEELEGTPIAEGVLGTCTNGRLEDFAIAASILKGRRVHPDVRFIVAPASRQILLDAIEAGYIQTLVEAGAALVTPGCGPCVGTHNGVPSDGENVISTANRNFKGRMGNSNSFIYLGSPATVAASVIEGKITDPRKYFAG; encoded by the coding sequence CTGATTCCACTGCCCGGAAAGACCATCGCCGAGAAGATCTTCTCGGCACACTCAGGAACCGACGCACACGCCGGTGACATCGTCATCGCCGATGTGGACTTCGTGATGGGCCAGGACGGCACCTCGCCGCTGGCCATCAGGGCGCTCGAGCGCATGGGCGTCACCGAGGTCTTCGACCCCAAGAAGGTCGCGGTCGTCATGGACCACAGCTCGCCGTCGCCCATCGAGGGCGTCAGCGCGTTGCACACGATGATGCGCGAGTTCGGCAAGCAGACCGGCGCGACCGTCTACGACGTGGGCGAGGGCGTGTGTCACCAGCTCATCCCCGAGAAGGGCCACGTTGTCGCAGGCGACCTCATGGTCGGGTGCGACTCGCACACGTGCACCTACGGCGCGATCAACGTGTTCTCGACCGGCGTCGGCTCCACCGACGGCGCCGCTGCGATGGCTTCGGGCAAGCTGTGGTTCAAGGTGCCCGATACCCTGCGCGTCGACTACAACGGCGAGCTCAAGCCCGGCGTGTTCTCGAAGGACCTCATCCTCTATCTCGCCGGTCAGATCGGCGCCGATGGTGCGACCTACGAGGCCATCGAGTTCCACGGCCCGGTCATCGATGCGCTGTCGGTCGAGGCCCGCATGACCATCAGCAACATGGCCATCGAGGTCGGCGCCAAGGCGGGCCTTATGGATGCCGACGACAAGACGCTCGCGTGGTTCGAGGGTCGCGGCGAGAAGACGCCGACCGCTCAGAACGCCGACGCCGACGCGGTGTACGCTCGCACGCTTGAGTTCGACACGAGCGCCATCGGGCCGCAGATCGCCAAGCCGCATGCAGTCGACAACGTCTCGCCGATCGAGGAGCTCGAGGGCACCCCGATCGCCGAAGGCGTGCTCGGCACCTGCACAAACGGCCGTCTCGAGGACTTCGCGATCGCCGCGAGCATCCTCAAGGGCCGTCGCGTCCACCCGGACGTGCGCTTCATCGTCGCGCCTGCGTCGCGCCAGATCCTGCTCGACGCCATCGAGGCCGGCTACATCCAGACGCTGGTCGAGGCCGGCGCCGCGCTGGTCACCCCAGGCTGCGGCCCGTGTGTCGGCACCCACAACGGCGTGCCGAGCGACGGCGAGAACGTCATCTCGACGGCCAACCGCAACTTCAAGGGCCGCATGGGCAACTCCAACAGCTTCATCTACCTGGGCAGCCCGGCCACCGTGGCCGCCTCGGTCATCGAAGGTAAGATCACCGACCCCAGGAAGTACTTCGCCGGCTAG
- a CDS encoding 3-isopropylmalate dehydratase small subunit translates to MELKAKAFKYGDDINTDYIISGKYKFKSADMEAMAHHAMEELDPHYYEKVKPEGGFLVAGTNFGMGSSREQAPLVLIHSNTKAVIAKTFARIFYRNAINTGLPVIECDTDLIDDGDELSVDLENGVLLNLTKGTEIDFPPLPPVMAQLLADGGLVEHFKKHGGFNL, encoded by the coding sequence ATGGAACTCAAGGCCAAGGCCTTCAAGTACGGCGACGACATCAACACCGACTACATCATCAGCGGCAAGTACAAGTTCAAGTCCGCTGACATGGAGGCCATGGCGCACCACGCCATGGAGGAACTCGACCCCCACTACTACGAGAAGGTCAAGCCGGAAGGCGGCTTTCTCGTGGCGGGCACCAACTTCGGCATGGGCTCGAGCCGCGAGCAGGCGCCGCTGGTGCTGATCCACTCCAACACCAAGGCGGTCATCGCCAAGACGTTCGCGCGCATCTTCTACCGCAACGCGATCAACACCGGGCTGCCGGTCATCGAGTGCGACACCGACCTCATCGACGACGGTGACGAGCTGTCCGTCGATCTGGAGAACGGCGTGCTTCTCAACCTGACCAAGGGCACCGAGATCGACTTTCCGCCCCTGCCGCCGGTCATGGCTCAGTTGCTTGCTGATGGCGGGCTCGTCGAGCACTTCAAGAAGCATGGCGGCTTCAACCTGTAG
- a CDS encoding Fic family protein: protein MIDRQWVTREQGLIGKPKERSFDYQAFVPDPLMGRTFTFTGGCTADIAEAEAAIRGLASNAVVLDRTDGLARLLLRAEAQASSRIEGLVVGAHKLLHAEAARDLETGEAPDSLADEVLANIDAMNLAMELADLESTVTLDTILRIHERVLQSSDLKDHGGKVRIGQSWIGGNAYHPGDAAFVPPPPEEVPALLTDLAAFCNDTSLPAVAQAAIAHAQFETIHPFVDGNGRTGRAITHVMLRRRGLAPSWCPPVSLVLATMKDEYIKSLDRFHSELPNDHPEAVQGVDEWVSFFARACTRSVQDAMQFEDRVGALQEEWRQRLAPVRRGSSVDLLIDALPRTVILTVNEAARILGRSFTAANAAIDELVKAKVLRQVSIGKRNRAFESPEVIAAFTQLERRLASPAGDTHTAAPARPVPWKKK from the coding sequence ATGATCGACAGGCAGTGGGTCACCAGGGAACAGGGCCTTATCGGGAAGCCGAAGGAGCGTAGTTTCGACTACCAGGCCTTCGTCCCCGATCCGTTGATGGGACGCACGTTCACCTTCACCGGCGGCTGTACGGCGGACATCGCCGAGGCCGAAGCGGCGATTCGTGGGCTGGCAAGCAACGCCGTGGTGCTCGACCGGACGGACGGGCTCGCGCGGCTATTACTTCGGGCGGAGGCCCAGGCTTCGTCTCGGATTGAGGGACTGGTGGTTGGCGCGCACAAGCTCCTCCACGCAGAGGCCGCGCGTGACCTGGAAACCGGGGAGGCACCGGACTCGCTCGCCGACGAGGTGCTCGCGAATATCGACGCGATGAACCTTGCCATGGAGCTTGCCGATCTCGAGTCGACCGTCACGCTCGACACGATCCTGCGCATCCACGAGCGGGTGCTGCAATCCTCCGACCTCAAGGACCACGGCGGCAAGGTCCGTATCGGCCAGAGCTGGATCGGCGGTAACGCCTACCACCCCGGGGACGCGGCATTCGTGCCTCCGCCGCCCGAGGAGGTCCCGGCGCTGCTGACCGATCTCGCCGCGTTTTGCAATGACACGTCGCTGCCGGCGGTTGCTCAGGCGGCAATCGCTCACGCCCAGTTCGAGACGATTCACCCGTTCGTGGATGGCAACGGCAGAACAGGTCGTGCGATCACCCACGTCATGCTCAGGCGCCGCGGTCTCGCGCCGTCGTGGTGTCCGCCGGTGTCGCTGGTTCTCGCGACGATGAAGGACGAGTACATCAAGTCGCTCGACCGGTTCCACTCCGAGCTGCCCAACGATCATCCCGAGGCGGTCCAGGGAGTCGACGAGTGGGTCTCGTTCTTCGCACGCGCGTGCACCCGTTCGGTTCAAGATGCCATGCAGTTCGAGGACCGGGTGGGCGCTCTGCAGGAGGAGTGGCGTCAGCGGCTCGCTCCCGTGCGCCGCGGCTCATCGGTCGACCTACTCATCGATGCACTTCCGCGCACGGTCATCCTCACCGTCAACGAGGCCGCGCGTATTCTCGGCAGGAGCTTCACGGCCGCCAACGCCGCCATCGATGAGCTGGTGAAAGCCAAGGTGCTGCGCCAGGTTTCGATCGGGAAGCGCAACCGCGCGTTCGAGTCGCCCGAAGTCATCGCGGCGTTCACCCAGCTCGAGCGTCGGCTCGCAAGTCCGGCAGGGGATACGCACACGGCGGCGCCGGCGCGGCCTGTGCCCTGGAAGAAGAAGTAG
- a CDS encoding DUF1697 domain-containing protein, with the protein MIHVALLRGVNVGGNRKVEMKRLKTVCEALGLTDVRTYINSGNVVFRSGSTPPAPLVATLEAAILEEFGFPVKVIVRDAQTICSLVHELPATWVNDSTMKCDVMFLDDEVDDPGILDRLIIKPVIDDVKYADGAVLWRVDRPNVTRSGMLKLIGTELYSHMTVRNCNTVRKVHVIMQSLEPSDA; encoded by the coding sequence GTGATTCACGTCGCGCTGCTTCGAGGCGTCAACGTCGGAGGCAATCGCAAGGTCGAGATGAAGCGCCTCAAGACCGTGTGCGAGGCACTCGGCCTGACCGATGTGAGGACCTACATCAACTCGGGCAACGTGGTGTTTCGCAGCGGATCCACGCCCCCGGCCCCGCTCGTGGCAACCTTGGAGGCCGCGATCCTCGAGGAGTTCGGCTTCCCGGTGAAGGTGATCGTCCGAGATGCGCAGACCATCTGCTCGCTCGTTCATGAACTGCCTGCGACCTGGGTCAATGATTCGACCATGAAGTGCGACGTCATGTTTCTCGATGACGAAGTCGACGACCCCGGCATTCTGGATCGACTCATCATCAAGCCCGTGATCGACGACGTGAAGTATGCCGACGGCGCGGTGCTGTGGCGGGTGGACCGCCCCAACGTCACCCGCAGCGGGATGCTCAAGTTGATCGGCACAGAGCTGTACTCGCACATGACGGTCCGGAACTGCAACACTGTGCGCAAGGTCCACGTCATCATGCAGTCGCTGGAGCCCTCAGATGCCTGA
- a CDS encoding dihydrofolate reductase, translating to MPNLVYIATSIDGFIADAEGGIDWLTQIPNPDGSDYGFAEFMSGVDAVVMGRVTFETVATFSDWPYDKPVFVLSSTLGSVPAELFGRAEILSGTPARVVELLRARGFDRLYIDGGRTIQGFLAQDLIDEMTITWVPVLLGGGVALFGELARPLWFAHTGSEELGAGFTKHHYRRDRGSAKD from the coding sequence GTGCCAAATTTGGTCTACATCGCGACAAGCATCGACGGGTTCATCGCTGACGCCGAGGGCGGTATCGACTGGCTCACCCAGATACCCAATCCTGACGGCAGCGACTACGGCTTTGCCGAGTTCATGTCGGGCGTCGACGCGGTTGTGATGGGGCGGGTCACGTTTGAGACGGTCGCGACCTTCTCGGACTGGCCATACGACAAGCCCGTGTTCGTCCTGTCTTCGACGCTTGGATCGGTGCCAGCGGAGCTTTTCGGCAGGGCAGAGATTCTCAGCGGGACGCCCGCACGCGTTGTCGAGCTGCTTCGTGCACGCGGATTCGATCGGCTCTACATCGACGGGGGTCGAACCATTCAGGGCTTTCTGGCGCAAGACCTCATCGACGAGATGACGATCACCTGGGTTCCGGTGCTCCTCGGCGGTGGCGTGGCGCTCTTTGGCGAACTCGCGCGGCCACTCTGGTTCGCGCACACGGGCAGCGAGGAGCTCGGCGCCGGGTTCACGAAGCACCACTACCGACGGGATCGGGGCTCGGCGAAGGACTAG
- a CDS encoding YncE family protein — protein MQADAHHTASAPVCHQPADAIPLRKESPLPEIGREMVTEPESQKPRRPPRSRTDARAAARRERERRYARTRLFVAAIAAVLVLAAGGLLVRGLVAGRSDRTPPSVTTTQLATTAPAEPTTTAPASVTPTASVEASWTASKSGQLVKKVKRFTTVPAPKGLAITPDNREVWVTALVTKPSIGIYDPKTGAKKGQVNLGKNGAVEVIFNRAGTRAYASQMQSHRVYEIDVKARRLLRTFNTKSSWTKVILLSPDEKKLYAANWSGDDVSVISLKSGKVLRRIKTADTPRGLYATADGKKLYIACFGEQTLKGVIQVCNLKTGKVKKIGSGRAMRHMVADEENQRLFTSDLGDHCIWVTDLKTDKTKFFAKTDHMPNTIDISPDGRVLFVSNRGANNPTSYNLRGPEWGSILLLDTRTGKPLDAIVGGNQCTALDVSNDGTLLAFSDFLDGKIRVYKVPPTEVLLEGDGGAYTAHLRKVRKDGTKLRVVSKAAGG, from the coding sequence ATGCAGGCGGACGCCCACCACACCGCAAGCGCGCCCGTGTGCCATCAGCCCGCCGATGCGATACCGTTGCGCAAAGAGTCGCCACTGCCCGAGATTGGCCGCGAGATGGTCACAGAACCCGAGAGCCAGAAACCGAGGCGTCCCCCGAGGAGCCGTACCGACGCGCGCGCCGCAGCGCGGCGTGAGCGCGAGCGCCGATACGCACGCACTCGGCTCTTCGTGGCGGCGATCGCAGCGGTTCTGGTACTGGCAGCCGGCGGTCTCTTGGTGCGGGGTCTCGTGGCGGGACGTTCCGATCGGACACCCCCCTCGGTGACCACCACGCAACTCGCCACGACGGCGCCCGCCGAGCCCACTACTACCGCACCGGCGTCGGTGACACCGACAGCTTCGGTCGAGGCATCATGGACGGCTTCGAAGAGCGGCCAGTTGGTCAAGAAGGTGAAGCGCTTCACCACTGTGCCTGCGCCCAAGGGGCTCGCGATCACACCGGATAACCGCGAGGTCTGGGTCACGGCGCTCGTCACGAAGCCCTCCATCGGCATCTACGACCCCAAGACCGGCGCCAAGAAGGGGCAGGTCAATCTCGGCAAGAACGGCGCCGTCGAGGTCATCTTCAACCGGGCGGGCACCCGGGCCTACGCGAGTCAGATGCAGAGCCATCGCGTCTACGAGATCGACGTGAAGGCCCGCCGTCTGCTGCGAACGTTCAACACGAAGTCCTCGTGGACCAAAGTCATCCTGCTCTCCCCCGACGAGAAGAAGCTGTACGCCGCGAACTGGAGTGGCGACGACGTCTCGGTCATCAGCTTGAAGTCGGGCAAGGTGCTGCGTCGCATCAAGACCGCCGACACCCCTCGCGGCCTGTACGCCACCGCTGATGGCAAGAAGCTCTACATCGCATGCTTCGGTGAACAGACGCTCAAAGGCGTCATCCAGGTCTGTAACCTCAAGACAGGCAAGGTCAAGAAGATCGGCAGCGGTCGAGCCATGCGTCACATGGTCGCCGACGAGGAGAACCAGCGGCTGTTCACAAGCGACCTCGGCGACCACTGCATCTGGGTGACTGACCTCAAGACCGACAAAACGAAGTTCTTCGCCAAGACCGACCACATGCCCAACACCATCGACATCTCTCCCGACGGGCGCGTTCTGTTCGTGTCGAATCGCGGCGCCAACAACCCCACGTCCTACAACCTGAGAGGTCCCGAGTGGGGATCGATCCTGCTGCTCGACACGCGCACCGGCAAGCCGCTTGATGCGATCGTCGGAGGCAACCAGTGCACCGCACTCGACGTCTCGAACGACGGAACCCTGCTCGCGTTCTCAGACTTCCTCGACGGCAAGATCCGCGTCTACAAGGTGCCTCCGACCGAGGTTCTGCTTGAAGGCGATGGCGGTGCCTACACGGCTCACCTGCGCAAGGTTCGCAAGGACGGCACGAAGCTGCGGGTGGTGTCGAAGGCGGCCGGAGGCTAG
- a CDS encoding class I SAM-dependent methyltransferase: protein MGDVISEFTTSLAKHPDGYWVTKGASADVSYPDDGHDIYFTVEDDSFWFRHRNKVVAAVIGRFEPPGVLFDVGGGNGHAAAALQAAGREVVLVEPMAEGARNARARGVENVICATLAEAGLADGSLPAVGLFDVLEHLEDDAGLLSRVREKMRDDGRLYVAVPSYPGLWSAEDAFIGHYRRYTARSLNAVLESSGFEVEYRSYFFWALPVPILVSRTIPTALGLRGSPSQGTTARDHAVGGGVAARAAERMLAAELPAIRAGRSVPFGGSCLAVARPKGASRR, encoded by the coding sequence ATGGGGGACGTCATCTCGGAGTTCACGACATCACTCGCCAAGCATCCGGACGGCTACTGGGTCACCAAGGGCGCGTCTGCGGACGTCTCATATCCCGATGACGGGCACGACATCTACTTCACCGTCGAGGATGACTCGTTCTGGTTCCGGCATCGCAACAAGGTAGTTGCCGCCGTGATCGGTCGGTTCGAGCCGCCCGGAGTGCTGTTCGATGTCGGCGGCGGTAACGGGCACGCAGCCGCAGCGCTGCAGGCGGCCGGTCGCGAGGTCGTGCTCGTTGAGCCGATGGCCGAGGGAGCACGCAACGCGCGGGCGCGCGGCGTCGAAAACGTCATCTGCGCCACGCTGGCCGAGGCCGGTTTGGCCGATGGTTCGCTGCCGGCGGTCGGCCTCTTCGACGTGCTTGAGCATCTCGAGGATGACGCAGGGTTGCTGAGTCGCGTGCGCGAGAAGATGCGCGACGATGGTCGGCTCTACGTTGCCGTCCCCTCGTATCCGGGCCTGTGGTCCGCCGAGGACGCGTTCATCGGCCATTACCGCCGCTACACCGCGCGCTCACTGAATGCCGTGCTCGAGTCATCGGGCTTCGAAGTCGAGTACCGGTCCTACTTCTTCTGGGCGCTGCCCGTCCCGATCCTGGTCAGTCGCACGATTCCCACCGCGCTGGGGCTGCGTGGCTCCCCCTCACAGGGCACCACCGCACGCGACCATGCGGTCGGCGGAGGTGTGGCGGCGCGTGCCGCCGAGCGGATGCTCGCAGCCGAGCTGCCCGCCATTCGAGCTGGCCGGAGTGTGCCGTTTGGCGGAAGCTGCCTGGCGGTGGCTCGTCCGAAGGGAGCGTCTCGCCGATGA
- a CDS encoding FKBP-type peptidyl-prolyl cis-trans isomerase: MVGCSAAPKTDPATPAPSASKPSVAASTTAPGEAEATTGETTAEVTELKITDVSKGTGDKVKKGDEVSVHYTGWLTDGTKFDSSVDSGVPFAFVVGDGKVIAGWDEGLLGMQAGGKRELIVPSDMGYGPGGYPGVIPPNATLKFEVELLSINGS, from the coding sequence TTGGTCGGCTGTTCAGCCGCACCCAAGACCGATCCGGCAACCCCTGCGCCCAGCGCGTCCAAGCCGTCGGTAGCCGCAAGCACGACCGCCCCCGGTGAGGCCGAGGCGACCACCGGCGAGACCACGGCCGAAGTCACCGAGCTCAAGATCACCGACGTGTCCAAGGGCACGGGCGACAAGGTCAAGAAGGGTGACGAGGTCAGCGTTCACTACACCGGTTGGCTGACCGACGGCACCAAGTTCGACTCATCTGTCGATTCCGGTGTGCCGTTCGCGTTCGTCGTGGGCGATGGCAAGGTCATCGCGGGGTGGGACGAGGGGCTGCTCGGTATGCAGGCGGGCGGAAAGCGCGAGCTTATCGTCCCGTCAGACATGGGTTACGGACCCGGTGGGTATCCGGGAGTCATTCCGCCCAACGCAACCCTGAAGTTCGAGGTCGAGCTGCTCTCCATCAACGGCTCGTAG
- a CDS encoding transcriptional regulator, producing the protein MRTTMVLTLTGPDRVGIVEEITGVLLGLGGNVETSRMVRLGGEFAVLVGVSLPAEKVAQLDAAVAHLTAEGYKVTTSVTDASKASDLEGWAAYRVEVHGADHEGIVHEIAAGLSRQGISIESMETGTSSAPVSGIALFDLDALVRVPPGLSESEWMGALDEAGSHANVDIEIEPQ; encoded by the coding sequence ATGCGCACCACGATGGTTCTCACGCTCACCGGTCCGGACAGGGTCGGCATAGTCGAGGAGATCACAGGAGTGCTGCTTGGGCTGGGAGGCAACGTCGAGACGAGCCGTATGGTCCGGCTTGGCGGCGAGTTCGCTGTGCTCGTGGGCGTCTCGCTGCCCGCCGAGAAGGTCGCGCAGCTCGATGCGGCAGTCGCACACCTGACGGCCGAAGGCTACAAGGTCACGACCTCTGTGACCGACGCGTCCAAGGCGAGCGATCTCGAAGGGTGGGCGGCGTATCGAGTCGAGGTTCACGGCGCCGATCACGAGGGAATCGTGCACGAGATAGCTGCTGGACTGTCTCGGCAGGGGATCAGCATCGAGTCGATGGAGACCGGAACCTCAAGCGCTCCCGTCAGCGGTATCGCGCTGTTCGACCTCGACGCATTGGTTCGCGTACCGCCCGGACTCTCCGAGTCGGAGTGGATGGGCGCCCTTGACGAAGCGGGCAGCCACGCGAATGTGGATATCGAGATCGAACCGCAGTAG